A single Acidimicrobiales bacterium DNA region contains:
- a CDS encoding serine/threonine-protein kinase, with protein sequence MAWKLGPYRVEDKPFAAGATAEVFAARKGRTGERVALKVLPLRTFRERAAAEAEVGRIDHPRLMTVHDSVVDERRGVVGLVMDLANEGDLRNALRGAGAPTPIEMVQITDDVLAALEALHAVGLVHRDIKPENIMLERVDGVLRARLGDMGIVRPIDRTRSTGSVLGTDLYIAPEVHDGGAPSAAADLWAVGYVLYEGLFGAPPHAHAKTAYQAIGLLRAEGPNRPPNVPDAIWNVVAALLSPLPDRRPESARAARALLDSARPAAENASIALDAPPDLAGAARRQGTRRRSTGRAADGFVRPTPRYERNSTVARVLAGAAMIALVVGGLAWAGGRDRFTLLGNAPETIGAVRSLTPLPPESNTIVPTQYQWRLKQGTLTGRLDVTNPSNQPTLATEIPELFPQSAVRGNVLALVGHDEPVQRQSDGSVLVHFDVPPIAPHQHHVVAFRMSVPTSVSDAVLLARLVRDRQAAISRHALALSDAPTLASVSLDLVPASVTVGQRAVANVHGATPYGQDAPAALLKDAQLQVIGSTGIVRVDGLSVVGVAPGAVVVRVIVGNLHADTPVTVVAAPVTTPKTTTVPRVHRVPTTETTLIEEEEPPPPPRDYSV encoded by the coding sequence GAAGTCTTCGCGGCCCGAAAGGGCCGGACGGGCGAGCGCGTCGCGCTGAAGGTGCTGCCGCTGCGGACGTTCCGCGAGCGCGCCGCCGCTGAGGCGGAGGTCGGCCGGATCGACCACCCCCGGCTCATGACCGTGCACGACTCCGTCGTCGACGAGCGGCGTGGCGTCGTCGGCCTCGTGATGGACCTCGCCAACGAAGGTGACCTGCGCAACGCCCTGCGCGGCGCCGGCGCGCCGACGCCCATCGAGATGGTGCAGATCACCGACGACGTGCTGGCGGCGCTCGAAGCGCTCCACGCCGTCGGGCTTGTCCATCGCGACATCAAACCCGAGAACATCATGCTCGAGCGCGTCGACGGGGTTCTCCGAGCGCGCCTGGGCGACATGGGCATCGTGCGCCCGATCGACCGCACCCGCAGCACCGGTTCCGTCCTCGGCACCGACCTCTACATCGCGCCCGAAGTGCACGACGGCGGGGCGCCGTCGGCGGCTGCCGACCTGTGGGCCGTCGGTTACGTGCTGTACGAGGGCCTCTTCGGGGCGCCACCCCACGCCCACGCCAAGACGGCGTACCAGGCGATCGGCCTGCTGCGCGCCGAAGGTCCGAACCGACCGCCGAACGTTCCCGACGCGATTTGGAACGTGGTGGCGGCGCTGCTCTCGCCGTTGCCTGACAGACGGCCCGAGTCGGCACGCGCCGCCCGGGCCCTGCTCGACTCGGCCCGGCCCGCCGCCGAGAACGCGTCGATCGCGCTTGACGCTCCGCCCGACCTCGCGGGCGCGGCGCGCCGGCAGGGCACGCGCCGCCGCTCGACGGGACGCGCCGCCGACGGCTTCGTTCGCCCGACGCCGCGCTACGAGCGCAACTCCACGGTGGCGCGTGTTCTCGCCGGCGCGGCGATGATCGCGCTCGTCGTCGGTGGCCTGGCGTGGGCCGGTGGTCGCGACCGCTTCACGTTGCTGGGCAACGCGCCCGAGACGATCGGCGCCGTGCGCTCACTCACACCGCTGCCACCCGAGTCCAACACAATCGTGCCGACGCAGTATCAGTGGCGCCTGAAGCAGGGCACGCTCACCGGCCGTTTGGACGTGACGAATCCGTCGAACCAGCCGACGTTGGCCACCGAGATACCAGAGTTGTTCCCCCAGAGCGCCGTGCGCGGCAACGTGCTCGCTCTCGTCGGTCACGACGAGCCGGTCCAAAGGCAGAGCGACGGTTCGGTGCTCGTGCACTTCGACGTGCCGCCGATCGCGCCGCATCAACACCACGTCGTCGCCTTTCGTATGTCGGTTCCGACATCGGTGAGTGACGCCGTGCTGTTGGCGCGACTGGTGCGCGACCGCCAGGCCGCGATCTCACGCCACGCGCTGGCGCTCAGCGACGCGCCGACGTTGGCGTCGGTGTCCCTCGACCTTGTACCGGCGTCGGTCACCGTCGGCCAGCGCGCCGTCGCGAACGTGCACGGCGCCACTCCCTACGGCCAGGACGCGCCGGCGGCGTTGCTCAAGGACGCGCAACTGCAGGTCATCGGGAGCACGGGCATCGTGCGCGTCGACGGCTTGAGCGTCGTGGGCGTCGCCCCCGGTGCGGTGGTCGTGCGCGTGATTGTCGGCAATCTGCATGCCGACACGCCGGTAACCGTCGTCGCGGCGCCCGTCACCACTCCGAAGACCACGACCGTGCCGCGCGTCCACCGTGTGCCCACGACCGAGACGACGCTGATCGAGGAGGAGGAACCTCCTCCGCCGCCGCGGGATTACTCGGTGTGA
- a CDS encoding FHA domain-containing protein: MSSFDVALLIVTDAGERPVVATVSDHTLVADLAAAASGSASVPLARLGERLDPAATLADAGVCAGDTLRVGESVVGDWKRLGPELRVIGGVDAGQRRRITEGTLVVGRDAAADFVLSSLGVSRRHAELHWTGAEVVVRDLGSRHGTFVDGERIPPGDALAVAPYAAIEVGDSVLTVAAGPEPAPVVERGRFRLAKTDNAPRRSYAPFVMPSAGAIAFAAAAGGAPLPVTLAATPAALLAGFGVDRVLARRAQRRLDDAHTARLASIGADMRLEANAVARAGRALHPDPAALLSLLERRSASLWSRPGDDLVVRVGLDADAHAVAVDADDADAKVLAPAGVAHAVPITVACDGEPLAVIGPEPFLDDLFTWLVVQAAVALRPDDVELLVASDDLDRWAWTALLPHARAQVVVSSGAVASGLPSAERARRLVVLDRVPAVATGPNDVVLFRHETNGGRHGDGVVIRATRPTRVSVSTRHAASSAVLADVPAAASGYALSVAMHLAALGGHRRGRNALPARVRLPDIVPAVTNAAAIARGWRRAVDPVVAVVGADEHGPVAVTLAGAASHMLVAGTTGAGKTRLLETLALGLAANYSPSALNLMTIDFKGGNELAGATRR; encoded by the coding sequence GTGAGCAGCTTCGACGTCGCGCTGCTGATCGTGACCGACGCGGGCGAACGACCCGTCGTCGCCACCGTGTCCGATCACACGCTCGTCGCCGATCTGGCGGCCGCCGCCAGCGGTTCGGCTTCCGTGCCCCTCGCCCGTCTCGGCGAACGCCTCGATCCGGCGGCCACGCTGGCCGACGCCGGCGTTTGTGCCGGCGACACTCTGCGAGTCGGTGAGTCGGTGGTCGGTGACTGGAAGCGGCTCGGCCCGGAACTCCGGGTGATCGGTGGCGTCGATGCCGGGCAGCGCCGGCGCATTACTGAAGGCACGCTGGTCGTGGGACGCGACGCCGCCGCCGACTTCGTCCTGTCGTCCCTCGGCGTCTCGCGGCGCCATGCCGAACTGCACTGGACCGGCGCCGAAGTCGTCGTGCGTGACCTGGGTTCGCGCCACGGCACGTTCGTCGACGGCGAACGGATCCCGCCGGGCGACGCGCTCGCCGTCGCTCCGTACGCCGCCATAGAAGTCGGAGACAGCGTGCTCACTGTGGCCGCGGGCCCCGAGCCGGCGCCGGTCGTCGAGCGCGGCAGGTTCCGGTTGGCGAAGACCGACAACGCGCCGCGTCGGTCGTACGCCCCCTTCGTCATGCCCAGCGCCGGGGCGATTGCGTTCGCCGCGGCCGCCGGTGGTGCGCCACTACCGGTCACCCTGGCGGCGACGCCGGCAGCGCTGCTCGCCGGATTCGGCGTCGACCGGGTCTTGGCGCGCCGGGCCCAACGGCGCCTCGACGACGCGCACACCGCCCGTCTCGCGTCGATCGGCGCCGACATGCGCCTCGAAGCGAACGCGGTGGCGCGCGCGGGACGAGCGTTGCATCCGGATCCGGCGGCCCTACTCAGCCTCCTGGAGCGACGGAGCGCGTCGTTGTGGTCGCGGCCGGGCGACGATCTCGTGGTGCGCGTCGGGTTGGATGCCGACGCGCACGCGGTGGCGGTCGACGCCGACGACGCCGACGCCAAGGTTTTGGCTCCGGCGGGCGTCGCCCATGCCGTACCGATCACCGTGGCGTGCGACGGCGAGCCGCTCGCCGTCATCGGGCCCGAGCCGTTTCTCGACGACCTGTTCACGTGGCTCGTCGTGCAGGCCGCGGTCGCGCTGCGCCCCGACGACGTCGAGTTGCTGGTCGCCAGCGACGATCTCGACCGGTGGGCGTGGACGGCGCTGTTGCCGCACGCGCGCGCCCAAGTGGTCGTGTCCTCAGGTGCCGTGGCGAGCGGACTGCCGAGCGCCGAGCGCGCCCGCCGCCTCGTCGTGCTCGATCGCGTGCCGGCCGTGGCCACCGGTCCGAACGACGTCGTGTTGTTCCGGCACGAGACGAACGGCGGCCGTCACGGCGACGGCGTCGTCATCCGCGCGACGCGCCCGACTCGGGTGAGCGTCTCGACGCGGCACGCGGCGTCGTCGGCGGTGTTGGCGGACGTACCGGCGGCCGCTTCGGGCTACGCACTCTCGGTTGCGATGCATCTCGCAGCGCTCGGCGGCCACCGCCGCGGACGAAACGCCCTGCCGGCGCGGGTTCGTTTACCCGACATCGTGCCGGCGGTGACCAACGCCGCGGCGATCGCTCGCGGCTGGCGCCGCGCCGTCGACCCGGTGGTGGCAGTCGTCGGTGCCGACGAACACGGCCCAGTGGCGGTGACGCTCGCCGGCGCGGCGAGCCACATGCTCGTCGCCGGCACCACGGGCGCGGGCAAGACCCGCCTGCTCGAAACGCTCGCGCTCGGCCTCGCCGCCA